One genomic window of Bacilli bacterium PM5-9 includes the following:
- a CDS encoding molecular chaperone DnaK (product_source=KO:K04043; cath_funfam=2.60.34.10,3.30.420.40,3.90.640.10; cog=COG0443; ko=KO:K04043; pfam=PF00012; superfamily=100920,100934,53067; tigrfam=TIGR02350), producing the protein MSKIIGIDLGTTNSCISVMENGEPKVIPNPEGNRTTPSVVSFKNGERIVGEAAKRQAATNKDTISSIKRYMGTSHKEKIEDKEYTPQEVSAFILQTLKGYAEEYLGEKVDKAVITVPAYFNDAQRQATKDAGKIAGLEVERIINEPTAAALAYGIDKTEQEQKVLVFDLGGGTFDVSILELADGTFEVLATAGDNKLGGDDFDNKIVDYLIAEFKKDTGVDLSNDKAAMQRLKEAAEKAKKDLSGMAQTQISLPFITATDAGPQHLEISLTRAKFNELTSDLVKRTIEPVKQSLKDAGLTKIDIHQVLLVGGSTRIPAVQEAVQEQLGKEPNKSVNPDEVVAMGAAIQAGVLSGDVKDVLLLDVTPLSLGIETMGAVMTKLIERNTTIPTSKSQVFSTAADNQPAVDIHVLQGERQMASDNKTLGRFQLTDIPAAPRGVPQIEVTFSIDVNGIVSVTAKDLGTNKEQSITIQNDNGLSEEEIDQMIKDAEAHKEEDEKRKEEVETKNKAEQMIYQIDKTLEDGKDSIDEAQKEEALKLKDELQKALDEGNHDELKEKIEALEKVMHEVASSMYSQEQAASTDEEPASKEDDGVVDAEFEEKE; encoded by the coding sequence ATGTCAAAAATAATTGGAATAGATTTAGGAACAACAAACTCTTGTATTAGTGTTATGGAAAATGGAGAACCAAAGGTAATTCCAAATCCAGAAGGAAATAGAACAACACCATCAGTTGTATCATTCAAAAATGGTGAAAGAATTGTTGGAGAGGCTGCAAAACGTCAAGCAGCAACTAATAAAGATACAATTTCTTCAATTAAACGTTATATGGGTACAAGCCATAAAGAAAAAATTGAAGATAAAGAATACACACCACAAGAAGTATCAGCATTTATTTTACAAACATTAAAAGGTTATGCTGAAGAATATTTAGGTGAAAAAGTAGATAAAGCAGTAATTACAGTACCAGCTTATTTTAATGATGCACAACGTCAAGCAACAAAAGATGCAGGAAAAATTGCTGGATTAGAAGTAGAGCGTATTATTAATGAACCAACAGCAGCAGCTTTAGCGTATGGTATTGATAAAACAGAACAAGAACAAAAAGTTTTAGTTTTTGACTTAGGAGGAGGAACATTTGATGTTTCAATTCTTGAATTAGCTGATGGAACATTTGAAGTTCTAGCAACTGCTGGAGATAATAAATTAGGTGGAGATGATTTTGATAATAAAATCGTTGATTATTTAATTGCAGAATTCAAAAAAGATACTGGTGTTGATTTAAGTAATGATAAAGCAGCTATGCAACGTTTAAAAGAAGCTGCTGAAAAAGCTAAAAAAGATTTATCAGGAATGGCTCAAACACAAATTTCATTACCATTTATTACAGCAACTGATGCTGGGCCTCAACATTTAGAGATTTCTTTAACAAGAGCAAAATTTAATGAATTAACAAGTGATTTAGTAAAAAGAACAATCGAACCAGTAAAACAATCATTAAAAGATGCAGGATTAACAAAAATTGATATCCACCAAGTATTATTAGTAGGTGGTTCAACAAGAATTCCAGCAGTTCAAGAAGCAGTTCAAGAACAATTAGGAAAAGAACCAAATAAATCAGTAAACCCTGATGAAGTAGTTGCAATGGGTGCTGCAATCCAAGCTGGTGTATTAAGTGGAGATGTAAAAGATGTATTATTACTTGATGTTACACCATTAAGTTTAGGTATTGAAACAATGGGAGCTGTAATGACAAAATTAATTGAAAGAAATACAACAATCCCTACTTCAAAATCACAAGTATTCTCAACTGCTGCAGATAATCAACCAGCAGTAGATATTCATGTTTTACAAGGTGAGCGTCAAATGGCAAGCGATAACAAAACATTAGGTCGTTTCCAATTAACAGATATTCCAGCTGCACCAAGAGGAGTACCTCAAATTGAAGTTACTTTCTCAATTGATGTTAATGGTATTGTTTCTGTAACAGCAAAAGATTTAGGAACTAATAAAGAACAATCTATCACAATTCAAAATGATAATGGTTTATCTGAAGAAGAAATTGATCAAATGATTAAAGATGCTGAAGCTCATAAAGAAGAAGATGAAAAAAGAAAAGAAGAAGTAGAAACTAAAAATAAAGCTGAACAAATGATTTATCAAATTGATAAAACTTTAGAAGATGGAAAAGATAGTATTGATGAAGCACAAAAAGAAGAAGCATTAAAATTAAAAGATGAACTTCAAAAAGCATTAGATGAAGGAAATCATGATGAATTAAAAGAAAAAATTGAAGCATTAGAAAAAGTAATGCATGAGGTAGCAAGTTCAATGTATTCTCAAGAACAAGCCGCTTCAACTGATGAAGAACCAGCAAGTAAAGAAGATGATGGAGTTGTCGATGCTGAGTTTGAAGAAAAAGAATAA
- a CDS encoding molecular chaperone GrpE (product_source=KO:K03687; cath_funfam=2.30.22.10,3.90.20.20; cog=COG0576; ko=KO:K03687; pfam=PF01025; superfamily=51064,58014), whose translation MSENKEEQVEEVKDSEQVAEVEQELSEVELLQKNISELEQKNKELDEKYLMAYADAQNIAKRAKIDAENLVVNKVSKLVDDILPALDNFERALGVDVKDESITNFLKGFEMIYQQLAMVLENEGVKQIESVGKEFDPNFHQSIAQVNDENYESNIVVEELQKGYTFRNKVIRPAMVKVNE comes from the coding sequence GTGAGTGAAAATAAAGAAGAACAAGTTGAAGAAGTAAAAGATAGTGAACAAGTTGCTGAAGTTGAACAAGAATTAAGCGAAGTAGAATTATTACAAAAAAACATCAGTGAGCTTGAACAAAAAAATAAAGAATTAGATGAAAAATACTTGATGGCTTATGCGGATGCTCAAAACATTGCTAAAAGAGCAAAAATTGATGCTGAAAATCTAGTAGTGAATAAAGTATCTAAATTAGTTGATGACATCTTACCAGCACTTGATAATTTTGAAAGAGCATTAGGTGTTGATGTTAAAGATGAAAGTATTACAAATTTCTTAAAAGGTTTTGAAATGATATATCAACAACTTGCAATGGTACTAGAAAATGAGGGTGTTAAGCAAATTGAAAGTGTTGGAAAAGAATTTGATCCAAACTTTCATCAATCAATAGCACAAGTTAATGATGAAAATTATGAATCAAACATTGTTGTTGAAGAGTTGCAAAAAGGATATACATTTAGAAATAAAGTAATTAGACCAGCAATGGTTAAAGTAAATGAATAA